The window AAGCATTGAACAACAATTATCAGAACTATTGCCTGAAATTGGTCAACTTGATTGCGTTAAAGCCGTTAGATGGTTAGGCGCTATTGGCGTAGTTGAGCTATACGAACCTGTCAACATGGCTGAGATTCAAAAAAGTTTTGTCGACGCGGGGGTATGGATTCGCCCATTTGGTAAACTGATTTACATCATGCCCCCTTTTATTATTACACCACAAGAACTTAGCTGTCTCACTGTAGCAATATTGCGAACACTAAAAACACAATAAAGCCAGGGTTGGATTACTCTTTCGTATTATCGAAATGCAGACAGATTCCTATATTTGTCTGTTTATACTGAATACTGATCGTTAAAGAAACATTATACGTAATATAGATATACCCAAGTCACCTCAAGATGCAGGATTCAGAGTGACTTGGGTATATAACGACAATAAGGGTGATCAATGATGCAACTGCCCCTTTTTCCTATGCAAATGTATTTGTTACCTGGTGGTATCAGTAAGCTTAGGATTTTCGAACCACGCTACATACGTTTAGTAAAGCTTGCGATGGCTTGCAATGACGGCTTTGGCTTGTGCATGAAAAATGATAAAACACTTTGTCACTTTGGTACCCGTGTCATCATTACAGATTTTGAAGCGCTTCCTGATGGGTTACTTGGTATCACTATCAAAGGTGTTGAAAAGTTTATAATTAACGACCACTGGGAAGAAGAGGATGGTTTAATTGTCGGCGAGGTAGCCATGTTAGAAAATTGGTCAAAATCCGACATTAAATTTGTTGACCGCGATATTGCTAATAGCTTAAAAACCCTTTTTAGGGAGTACCCTGAACATGGTGAGTACTATCAAGAACCTGATTTCAATGATATGACCTGGGTATGCCAGCGATGGTTAGAAATATTACCTCTCGAGACGAATCAAAAACAATGGTTCATGAGCAGAGTTGATAATCGTGCCGCCATGTCTTTTCTTCATACTGTGATTGAAGAAGAATTGAAAAAAAGATAAAACCTACTTTGTCTTTGTATATTCAAATAAAAAACGCAGTTATTCACTGCGTTTTCTATTTTGAGTACAAACGACTAACCATCAACTAACTTCATTAATAAGTGGCCGTCATACATTGCTTGTTTAACCAGAGCAGCACCAGGCATCGTCGCTTGTGTATAAAAACAACTTTCTTCAACAATTAAGTCACGATTATAAACAGGTAAAGATTGATTACGAATACACTCTAATATCGCAGGGTATAACACGCTTTTCGCACGATTAAATTCCCCTCCGATTAAGATTTTATCTGGGTTAAACAAGTTCACCATAATCGCAATGGCTTGCCCAAGGTGATGGCCCAGTTCAATAATAATCTGACGCGCTAACGTGTCTCCAGCAACTGCTGCATCACAAATACTTTCAATTGTGAGTGTTGTACCATGCAAACAAGAAGGGTGACCTTCTTTTAATCGCTGTTCAACTTGTTCCAAAATCGCTTTTAAGCTAGCAACGGTCTCTAAACAACCGTGATTGCCACAGAAGCAGCGTTTACCATAAGGCTTGATTTGAATGTGCCCTAACTCACCAACATTGCCCGTACTGCCTTGTAGTACTTTGTCATCCAAAATAATACCAGCACCGACACCATTATGAATTGAGACTAAAATGGAGTTAGCAACACCTCGGGAGTTACCAAATAGCTTCTCAGCCAGCGCCCAAGATCGGGTATCGTTACCAATAAATACAGGTAACCCCGTCGCTTCATGAATAGTCGGACCCAACGCCAGATTTTTCACATCGTAATGTGGCATTTGTAAAACAATGCCTTCTTGTGAATTCACCAAGCCTGGTAATGTTAAGGCTATCGCGGTTATTCGATCTAATTCGCTGACATGGTTAGCAAAAAAAATATTAATTTCGCTAAGTAACTTATCAATAACCGCTTCTTGTTGTAATTCTTCAATTTCTTGGCGTTCTTCAACCAAGATATCGCCACCTAATTCATGTAAAGCAATGGTTAAATAACCACGCCCAAGCCGCATTGATAGAAACTGCCAACCTTCATTAGCAGGCAATAAACCTATCGCTGGACGACCACGGCTTAGGGGTTCTTGACACTGTGCTTCTTTAATTAAATGCGCATCTATCAACTCACGTGTAATCTTTGTAATACTTGCAGGTGCTAACAGACTTCGTTTAGATAATTCAATTCGCGAAATAGGCCCAAATAAATCAATAAGTTTATACACGCTGCCTGCATTATTTCGTTTAATGTGGTCAATATGTCCAGGCTGAGCGACATACATGCCATTACTCCCATCTAAAAAGTAAAAAAATAGATACTATAAAAAATAAAAAATAACATTCTTTTTCGTTGCGAACTAATTTTTTTACTTTGCGAAGTAATTATGAAGCCTATTATTCTCAGTACGTGATACACGTCACGAAGAATGAGTAAGGACAAGCACTTTTTGTTCTGACATAATGCCCCGCTTGTGTTTTTTGCACATTTAATTTTGGAAATGAATTTTATATTTTTTGAATCAGAATTCCTCATCACAATTCTGATTCGCCATGAGGTTATGCGGTGTACAAGATAAATGAAGTCTTCGAGACAATTCAGGGTGAAGGTACTTTCACTGGTGTTCCTGCGATATTTGTTCGTTTACAGGTTTGCCCTGTTGGTTGCTCATGGTGTGATACCAAGCAAACATGGGATGCAGAACCAACTGATTACGCATCGTTAAATGACATCATGGCAAAAAAAGGGGACTCCCCCCTTTGGACTAATATTGACGCCCAAGGCATTGTCACGTTACTGCAAGATCAAGGCTACACAGCAAGGCACGTGGTTATTACTGGTGGCGAACCGTGTATTTATGATCTTGTACCATTAACAGCGGCATTAGAAACTGCTGGGTTTAACTGCCAGATAGAAACCAGTGGTACATCTGAGATTCTGGCAACTGAAAACACATGGGTAACGGTTTCCCCTAAAATCAATATGAAAGCAAAGCTGCCCGTTTTAGCTTCAGCGCTTTCACGTGCAGATGAAATCAAGCACCCTGTTGGCACAAGTAAAGACATTAAACAGCTTGATGCACTTATTGACGGCGTAATATTAAAACAAAATGTGACCATCGCCCTGCAGCCGATCAGCCAGAAACCGAGAGCGACGGATTTATGTATCGAAACCTGCATTAAACGTAACTGGCGCTTGTCTATTCAGACACACAAATATTTAGCTATTGCTTAAATTCTGGCGTTCATATTTTTACCTATAACGATTGTTAAATATGACAACTGTTGTGTATTAAGCAGTTATATATGAAAAAAAACGGTGGCTCATGATGAGGCACCGTTTTTCTTTAAAAAACATCATAAGCCTAGATCGTAAACCCGCTTCTCATTACCTGTCTCATAATAATCTCAAATATTAGAATCCGTTCCATAGCCAAGATCGACTCTCTCCTTTTACACAAAATAATTCCCCTATATCTATACTCAGCAAAAATAAAGACACATAAAAATTTACCAATTAGGGAAGTCAGCATGCGCAATTATCTGAGTCTATTACTCTGTGCTGTGGCATTGGGTTTATTACAAGCCTGTGGCGGCGGAGGACCTGAAGATCCTGTTGCAGCAGCACCAGCGGCACAAGTGCCAATTTCAACCCGCTTCAATGTCAGTGTCGATGTACCTACTGGTGTTAACACAGCCTATCAATCAACGACTGGTATCATAAATAGTGCCTATGCCGATGCACTCATCAATCTCAGTGAAAATAACTTTGTCATTGTTCTGATTGATGCTGAAGGTAAAATCTATCGACAAGCTGATATAACCCATTGGGAAGAAGACCCAGTAGGAACGTATATTATCGATGCCGATACGCTTACACGCTTCAATGCTGTTGTTCTTGTTAGCCGCTTCAATACACCTAATTTTACCCTTGGTGAAGCACTACCTGATAATGTCTTTGTTGCACCACTTCTCTCTACCGATGTTGCTGTCACGCTTAGCTCAACCCTTGCCTACTTCTCTGTTGCACAAAAAGTAGTTAATGATGAAGATTGGGGAATGTTTAGTGAGGTCGTTTCTAAGCCTGGCTTTATCGAATTACGCACTGCAACAGAGATATTTGATGAAATAGGTGCCGAACTCAATAATATTTTAGTTTCTCAAATTGGCTTAAGGGGAATTACCGTTGAAGAGATGATGTCATTAACCCTTGTTAAAGCAATGACATCAGGCTTAATTGAACGTAAATATACTGAGCGAACTAGCGAAATCTCAGACGTAGAAGCGATTTTAACGGAAGGATTCTGGCAGCTAAAAAGTCAAGCATCTAACGATGGTAATAACATCAATGCCGACCATACGTCTTACGACGGACAAGAGAGCATAACCGCTCAATATAAGTGGGATAGAAATGATGATGCAGACATCGCATTGAATGAATATTTCACCTACTTCAGCGGCACAACCGCATTCAGTGACAATGATATTACGGAACAAATTCTTACCACTGAAGGTTGGGTTGGGCTGTACGATTATTTACAAGTGCTGTTTATTACACCAAGAACCGCTATTTTGACCAATGCAGCACTCAATAACGATGATGATAAAGGGCTAACACTTGAAGCTAATGCTTACTCGTTAACTGATAAAAAAATGTATGATTATTTAGCGACAGAAGAGAATCACCGCCTGACTAAATACATAAAAGAAGATGGCGTGTTTGAAGAGGGGGCATACGGCTTTTATTTCACATGGAAACCTCAAACAGACCAACACCTATTATGTAATAACCGGAATGATGTGGCTGATTGCCGTATTGCACCCGTCATCGCCCCACTTCTTTATTACACTGACCTTGACGATATCTTTACCAACGAGCCTAGCGAAACATTCTTAAACGTTAATGGCTTTAAGATCTCAGATAATGTCGTAGCTGAATTTATTAGTAATGACTTCAATACCGTCTTTTACTGGTACAACGTTGCAGGTGATAATTGGCAAGTTCAAGCCGAAGGTACATGGGGCTCAGTCAATACGTTTGGTAAAGAACTCATTCGCTTCGAGGTACCCAATCTTATTACCCAACTTGATGCAAGTTATGACTTCAATACACGCCAACTATTCTTAGTGAATGATAAAAATTACATCAATATCGGTGAAACACTCCTCGATGGTGAAAAATCTCATTTCTCAGGATTTAACGTTGCCGCTAAGGAACAAATTTTTGCTCTCGCCTCACGCAGTAATCTTCCCGCTTTTGGTTTTTGTAATTATGGCAACACATCCAATGCGAATGAAGATAAATACCTTAATGCTGTGACTGAATGTGGTGGCGATGATCGTTTTAATACTCAAACCATTAGCGAGTTAATCGATCAACATATTGTTCAAATCACTCCTGACGGTAAAATAAATACCATCATCTTAAAAGAAAGTAATAATTGGGAGTATTACAAAAATAGCGTTAAGGAAGATATAACTAGAACATGGTCTTTAACAGACGATGGCTATTTACGTTTAGATTGGGTATCACCCGCCAATGATGAGAACTTCGATTACTGGGCAAGGACAAGCCGCGATCTAAACGACAAATTACATATGATAAAAACCTATTCAATTAACGATGACGGTGTCGGTTCACCCTCTGAAACGATTTATTCTAAAATCATAAAAGAGTACGCACCCGATCAGCTTTTAGCTTGTGATACCAATGATTCTGGTTGGAGCTTTGACACCATTGCCCCTATCACCAAGCAATCATTGACTCAATACATCACGCAAACAGCAGCCTGCCTTGTTAGCTGGGATCAAAGAACTACTCGTTTTACAGAAAACATGTTGCTTAATGATGCTGGTGTTACCGGCGATGACCTTGCTTTAACGTTTGCTGGCGATACTTCACGGTATTTAAAACTCACTGATAATTTTGAAGGTGACTACTTCAAGGGTTCATACGGCGATACTGATGGTTGTGGTTTTAACTTCGAAATCAGATGGCGGATTGAAGAAGATGGCACCCTTTATTATCAAGCACTTGATGGTTCAATGAATGAGCGTATTAAGATCACAGAATCTGATGGCCTGCGCTTTGCGATTAAAGCCTTTAATCACCAAACACGTTGGCAGAGTGATGAAGCCTTAATGTACACCACGCAAGAAGGTGAAATGTGGAGTGACATTATGACCTTAGTCCGCGCTGATGACATACCTGAAGCTGTCATCATTCCACCACCTCCTCCACCTGAGCCTGAAGTGCCAGCAGAAGGAGAAACACCAGTTGATCCGCCAGCAGAACCAGAAGTCCCTCCAGTACCTGCAAAAGGGACTATTTTGAATGACGGTCAAACCTGTGAATACCTTAACCAAGCCTAAGCCACTTAAATGATCAGGCAAGGATACTTGCCTGATTTTTTTACCTATATTTATTTCGCGAGTCGTTGCACCTACCTGATTGGATGACGTCATCTTCAGCATCACCATTTCTGGTCAAATTACGCACAATAACCTCAACATTAAGAGATTCGTGCAATTATTAAGCAGCAATCATAGCGTCTAGAGCGATTACTTTCGCTATTTACACTTTCAAGTGATAACAAAGCTTGATGCCTGACGTAAGAAAGGTAATATTGATTATTCGGAATGTATTTTAAAGCACGACTTATCTTTAATGATGAAGTATGAGTGCCTTAACGGAGAATATTTTAAACATGACTTACGCGCCTGTAACAGACGTACTAAGCGGAAAGCTAGCAGTAGACAGTGAAGTTACTGTTCGAGGCTGGATCCGTTCACGTCGTGATTCCAAAGCTGGGATTTCTTTTCTTGCCATTTATGACGGCTCTTGTTTCGACCCGATTCAGGCCGTGGTCCCGAATGAGTTAAATAATTATCAAGAAGAAGTCCTAAAACTAACTACTGGTTGCTCTGTTGAGGTAACGGGTAAGATTGTTGAGTCTCCAGCTAAAGGTCAAGATTTTGAGCTTGCTGCAACTGAAGTTAAAGTTGTAGGTTTAGTTGAAGACCCTGATACATACCCAATGGCAAAAACTCGTCACTCAATTGAGTACCTTCGTGAAGTTGCGCACCTACGTCCGCGTACTAACATTATTGGTGCTGTCGCGCGTGTACGTAACTGTCTGTCTCAGGCAATTCACCGCTTCTACCACGAGCAAGGTTTCTTCTGGATGTCTGCTCCACTTATCACAGCGTCTGACTGTGAAGGTGCGGGTGAGATGTTCCGTGTATCAACACTTGATATGGCTAACGTTCCGATGACGGACGCTGGCGAAGTTGATTACGATAAAGACTTCTTCGGTAAAGAAACATTCCTAACAGTATCTGGCCAGTTGAACGCTGAAACCTATGCTTGTGCATTAAGCAAAGTATACACATTCGGCCCTACTTTCCGTGCTGAAAACTCAAACACCAGCCGCCACCTTGCGGAATTTTGGATGGTTGAACCTGAAGTTGCTTTCGCCGATCTTGATGACGCAGCGAAACTGGCTGAAGACATGCTTAAGTACGTATTCAAAGCCGTACTTGAAGAACGTCGTGATGACCTTGAGTTCTTTGCACAGCGTATTAACAAAGAAGCAATCACTCGTCTAGAGCAGTTTGTAACATCTGACTTTGCACAAGTTGATTACACTGATGCAATCCAGATCCTACAAGATTCTGGTCGTAAGTTTGAGTTTGATGTTGAGTGGGGCATTGATATGTCTTCTGAACACGAACGCTACCTTGCAGAAGAGCACTTCAAAGCACCTGTAGTTGTTAAAAACTACCCGAAAGATATCAAAGCATTCTACATGCGTATGAATGACGACGGTAAAACGGTTGCTGCTATGGACGTTCTAGCACCAGGCATCGGTGAGATTATCGGTGGTTCTCAGCGTGAAGAGCGTTTAGAGCATCTCGATAAGCGTATTGCTGAGATGGGTATCGATGCAAGCCACATCGAATGGTACCGCGACTTACGCCGTTACGGTACAGTTCCTCACTCTGGCTTCGGTCTAGGTTTTGAGCGTTTGGTTACTTACGTTACTGGTATGCAAAACATCCGTGACGTAATTCCGTTCCCACGCGCACCACGTTCTGCAAACTTCTAATTTGAAATTGCAACTAACCTGAATTAAAAGGCTGCCTTCTGGTCTGTCTCTTATACAAAAATCCCCAGTTTTTTAAACTGGGGATTTTTTTGAACTTCATTTCAATATCACTATCTGATTCTTTGTTATTAAACTAAGGATGGTCATTATGTATATCTCTACTCCTCAATATTGTGAAGTTAAGCTATTGGTTAAAAAAGCAAAGTGCCGATTATATTGAAGGCTTCCCTGCCTTCTTCATTAGCTGTAAATAATAAGGGCGAGTTAAATTACCTCTTCTACAGGCATCAGATCTTCTTGGGTATCGGAAAGCTTATCAATCAATAAAGCAATTACGCCATCGCCTGCCACATTACAGGCAGTACCGAAGCTGTCCTGAGCCAAGTGAAGCACTATTTGCAAAGCAATCATTTCTTCGGTAAACCCGAGCATAGAGCCCAGCAAACCAACAGAGGCCATCACGGCACCACCCGGAGCACCCGGAGCCGCAACCATTGTAATACCCAGCATAACGATAAACGGCAAGGCTTCGAGTAAACTCGGTACTGGCCCTGCGCCAGTCATGATTATGACGGCGACAGCCACACTGGCGATACTGATCACTGAACCAGACATGTGGATGTTGGCACACAGTGGCACAACGAAATTGGCAATGGTATTTGATACACCATTGCGTTTTGTTTGTTGTAATGTTACCGGAATGGTCGCAGCGGAGGACATCGTACCAATAGCTGTTAAGTAGGCAGGCATCATAGTACGCAAAATATTAACTGGAGATTGCTGTTGAATAATACCTGCAATAACGAACTGAAAAGCCAGCCAGAACCAATGCATTGCAATGACGGCAAGCAACACCAAGCTGAAGGTATGCAAAGTAGCAAATACGGTGCCTTTTACAGTCATATCTGCAAATATACCTGCAATATAGAAAGGCAATGCAGGAATGATGACTTTATTCAAAAAGAGCTCAATGATGTCACACCCATGGTCACTTATTTTTTTCAAGTGTTCCGAACTGGTACTTGAGATCCCCACACCAAAAATAAAGGCAACGGCTAATGCTGTCATAATATTCATTATCGGTGGAATTTTTAGCTCTAGAAATGGAGTCAGGATAGTTTTAGCTTCAGGAAGTTGACCTGCACCACTAAGTAAAGCAGGAAACAGGCTCTCTGCGACCATGAATGCAAAAATACCCGCGCCTAAAGTCGATAAATAAGCCAACCCGACAGTTTGTCCAAGTAATTTACCTGAATTTTTAGGCAAGTTTGCAATGCCACTGGTTACATAGAATAAAATTAATAAAGGGATGGTGAATTTAATTAATTGACTAACTAAAAACTTAGCAGTGATCATGACTCTAACAATCATATCAGGTGCAAACATACCCATCAGTATGCCTATTAATATTCCACACAGTAACTTAATAATTAAATTCATTACATTAACCTTTAATTTGTTATCTAGAATCTGTTGATAAAAAAGCTTTTAAAGTAGCTAAATGATCAATTTTCAAAATACTATCTTGCTATAGAACATCTTAGTTACTATTTTATTAAAATAATAAAAGATGAGACCAAAAATACCGTTGAGGTAATTAGACACAAACTCAGCCTGTAATTCCTTGTAGTTGTAATCTCACCATTAACAGCTAGTGCATGCGTTTTATCTACGCAATAAAGGGGCTGTTCGCCGCTATTCAGATCGACGTTCGCTAAACGTTCGTGCACTAATATGGCTCTGTTTGACTAATAGACAGCAGACCAGCGATGGCGCATTTTTTTAGACATTTCAAGTGCTGACTCGCGTAATTTCGAAGCATAACTCTTGATGTGAAAATACCGAAAACTGAACACATACGTTCAACTCCAGCAACTTAATTACATTTGTAACATTTAAGGCCTGAATGAGGGGGGCCAGTTGTTTAGTTCAAGATATTCAAATTTCCAACTCGTCATCCATTGGTCGATTCATGGCTTGTCAAAATAGACATTCACCAGATAAATGCAACTAAAAAGCGTAATATCATAAAATATTAGGCAACCAACTGAATTAAATTTAATAAAACAGTTTTATTCCGAATATAATTTATGTCCTGCTCGTTTATCAAACGGAAACAAACAGGACGAGCCGGTTGGCCCGTTCTGTGGGATGATGGTTTAAATTACAAACCATCATTGAAGGCTACCATTTAGCACAATCTCTTGAATGCTTGGACTTGTGATCAAGAGACAGGCCTTCTGGTGGCCTTTTTTTACAGGTGTTATACGTGGGTTAGTAATTAACACTGGCTAGCAATAAACATTGCTTGGTAATAAACAAAAAGGAATGGATGCATGAAGAAGTGTGACCTCGATTACACACAGTCTATCTGTGATGCTTTAAATACGCTGCGCCAACAAAAGCCACTCGTAGTAAACATTACCAATTACGTCGTCATGAATAATACCGCCAATGCTCTGCTAGCGATTGGCGCCTCTCCTATCATGGCGCATAGCCAAGAAGAAATGGCAGAGATGATGAGCTTTGCAGGCAGTTTAGTGATCAATATTGGTACCCTAGACTCAGTCTGGATTCCTCGTATGATCTACGCGGTAGAACAAGCCAACGCCAATAATAAGCCAGTCATACTCGATCCTGTCGGTTGTGGGGCAAGTGCGCTACGTACTAATACCGCACGACAGATTGTGGCATTAGCCGAACAATTGACTATTCGTGGTAATGCATCTGAAATTATTGCTCTTGCAGGCGAACAGGCTCAATCGAAAGGCGTAGATGCACTCGATAGCAGCGATAAAGCCATTCACGCGGCACACCACCTTGCGACACAAAATAACTGTAGCGTCGTGATCTCTGGTGCTACAGATTATATTGTTACCACAACAGCAACAATTGCGCTTAACAACGGCCATGAAATGATGCCTTATGTGACGGGAATGGGATGCTCTCACACTGCACTTACTGGCGCATTCGCCGCAATTGGAGAGCCTACAGGCTTAGCTGCAACCGCTGTACTAGGTATTGCAGGAGAGATAGCCGCTCGTGATGCAGCAGGACCAGGTAGCTTACAAGTAAACCTATTAGATACGCTCTACCATCTTGATGAAGCTGTATTACGAGAATACATTCGCATTAATCTTGTTGAAGAAGGATGTCACTAAAAGGTCATGCCATCTTCCCGACGCCAACCAAAACCGACACCGTCTATGCGTGGGGAATCGATGGCTTAAGCAAAGCCGTTAAAACCAGTAAATTACCGCTTGTCGCCATTGGTGGTATTAACAAAGAGAACATTCAAACAGTCGCCAAAACACGCGAATACAAAAAAGGCTACCCATAATAGGTAGCCTTTTTTTTATCTGTAATACTTACGTATTTACTTTCTCTTTATTCAGCTGATTCTGGACGAATATCTAGCTGAATACCTTGTAAGAAGTTACGTAGAATTTGATCTTTACATTCAC is drawn from Photobacterium profundum SS9 and contains these coding sequences:
- the thiM gene encoding hydroxyethylthiazole kinase, whose product is MKKCDLDYTQSICDALNTLRQQKPLVVNITNYVVMNNTANALLAIGASPIMAHSQEEMAEMMSFAGSLVINIGTLDSVWIPRMIYAVEQANANNKPVILDPVGCGASALRTNTARQIVALAEQLTIRGNASEIIALAGEQAQSKGVDALDSSDKAIHAAHHLATQNNCSVVISGATDYIVTTTATIALNNGHEMMPYVTGMGCSHTALTGAFAAIGEPTGLAATAVLGIAGEIAARDAAGPGSLQVNLLDTLYHLDEAVLREYIRINLVEEGCH
- the asnS gene encoding asparagine--tRNA ligase, which produces MTYAPVTDVLSGKLAVDSEVTVRGWIRSRRDSKAGISFLAIYDGSCFDPIQAVVPNELNNYQEEVLKLTTGCSVEVTGKIVESPAKGQDFELAATEVKVVGLVEDPDTYPMAKTRHSIEYLREVAHLRPRTNIIGAVARVRNCLSQAIHRFYHEQGFFWMSAPLITASDCEGAGEMFRVSTLDMANVPMTDAGEVDYDKDFFGKETFLTVSGQLNAETYACALSKVYTFGPTFRAENSNTSRHLAEFWMVEPEVAFADLDDAAKLAEDMLKYVFKAVLEERRDDLEFFAQRINKEAITRLEQFVTSDFAQVDYTDAIQILQDSGRKFEFDVEWGIDMSSEHERYLAEEHFKAPVVVKNYPKDIKAFYMRMNDDGKTVAAMDVLAPGIGEIIGGSQREERLEHLDKRIAEMGIDASHIEWYRDLRRYGTVPHSGFGLGFERLVTYVTGMQNIRDVIPFPRAPRSANF
- a CDS encoding LON peptidase substrate-binding domain-containing protein, whose translation is MQLPLFPMQMYLLPGGISKLRIFEPRYIRLVKLAMACNDGFGLCMKNDKTLCHFGTRVIITDFEALPDGLLGITIKGVEKFIINDHWEEEDGLIVGEVAMLENWSKSDIKFVDRDIANSLKTLFREYPEHGEYYQEPDFNDMTWVCQRWLEILPLETNQKQWFMSRVDNRAAMSFLHTVIEEELKKR
- a CDS encoding ROK family protein, producing the protein MYVAQPGHIDHIKRNNAGSVYKLIDLFGPISRIELSKRSLLAPASITKITRELIDAHLIKEAQCQEPLSRGRPAIGLLPANEGWQFLSMRLGRGYLTIALHELGGDILVEERQEIEELQQEAVIDKLLSEINIFFANHVSELDRITAIALTLPGLVNSQEGIVLQMPHYDVKNLALGPTIHEATGLPVFIGNDTRSWALAEKLFGNSRGVANSILVSIHNGVGAGIILDDKVLQGSTGNVGELGHIQIKPYGKRCFCGNHGCLETVASLKAILEQVEQRLKEGHPSCLHGTTLTIESICDAAVAGDTLARQIIIELGHHLGQAIAIMVNLFNPDKILIGGEFNRAKSVLYPAILECIRNQSLPVYNRDLIVEESCFYTQATMPGAALVKQAMYDGHLLMKLVDG
- the queE gene encoding 7-carboxy-7-deazaguanine synthase QueE gives rise to the protein MYKINEVFETIQGEGTFTGVPAIFVRLQVCPVGCSWCDTKQTWDAEPTDYASLNDIMAKKGDSPLWTNIDAQGIVTLLQDQGYTARHVVITGGEPCIYDLVPLTAALETAGFNCQIETSGTSEILATENTWVTVSPKINMKAKLPVLASALSRADEIKHPVGTSKDIKQLDALIDGVILKQNVTIALQPISQKPRATDLCIETCIKRNWRLSIQTHKYLAIA
- a CDS encoding dicarboxylate/amino acid:cation symporter, whose product is MNLIIKLLCGILIGILMGMFAPDMIVRVMITAKFLVSQLIKFTIPLLILFYVTSGIANLPKNSGKLLGQTVGLAYLSTLGAGIFAFMVAESLFPALLSGAGQLPEAKTILTPFLELKIPPIMNIMTALAVAFIFGVGISSTSSEHLKKISDHGCDIIELFLNKVIIPALPFYIAGIFADMTVKGTVFATLHTFSLVLLAVIAMHWFWLAFQFVIAGIIQQQSPVNILRTMMPAYLTAIGTMSSAATIPVTLQQTKRNGVSNTIANFVVPLCANIHMSGSVISIASVAVAVIIMTGAGPVPSLLEALPFIVMLGITMVAAPGAPGGAVMASVGLLGSMLGFTEEMIALQIVLHLAQDSFGTACNVAGDGVIALLIDKLSDTQEDLMPVEEVI